The Xanthobacter flavus genome includes a window with the following:
- a CDS encoding error-prone DNA polymerase, whose translation MSGPFYAELAAASHFSFLRGASAPTHLVRTAVALGLDGLGIADRNTVAGVVRAYSALEDLRSLDEDLEADDPEAEAKRAVAARARAFRLVTGARLVFCDGTADIIAYPSTRAGWARLCRLLTTGNRRAKKGDCHLSLPDLVADARDLMLIVLPGEGGNALPTLLSRLGEAAAGAVWLGVDMPFSGADRRRLAALKAIAGAADVPLLAVNEVLYATPQERDLQDILTCVREGTTIAEAGRRLMANAERHLKPPAEMTRLFRDAPEAVAESAAFLARIDFTLKELKYDYPEEPVPPGWTPQAWLEELTWRCAAVRYPPGIPEKVEKLLKDELALIRQLEYAPYFLTIHDIVRFAESRGILCQGRGSAANSAVCYVLGITAVDPADNDLLFARFISAERREPPDIDVDFEHERREEVIQHIYEKYGRHRAGIVATVIHYRPRSAIRDVGKALGLTEDVTARLASTQWGSWGRDISDAHIREAGLDPSNPFIRRAVELAGRLMGAPRHLSQHVGGFVLARGRLDDTVPIGNAAMADRTFIEWDKDDIDVLGLMKVDVLALGMLTCIRKALDLMRAHEGIDWGLADVPREQQDVYAMLQRGDSIGVFQVESRAQINMLPRLRPKEFYDLVIQVAIVRPGPIQGDMVHPYLRRRNGLEAVDYPSPAPDFGDKDELRVVLGKTMGVPLFQEQAMKLAMVAACFSDKEANRLRRAMATFRNLGTIQEFESLMVERMVGRGYKRDFAQRCFEQIKGFGSYGFPESHAASFAKLVYISSFIKCRHPAAFACALLNAQPMGFYAPAQIVRDAREHGVEVRPVDINFSHQDNTLERREDGTLALRLGFRQVDGFHADWGGRLAAARSGSFASIEELARRARLPTRAVKLLADADAFRSMALDRRAALWHARRLPDDDALPLFAAADARELGVEEEVTLPRMARSEHIVADYQTVRLSLKGHPMGELRDHFRKERILTCAETAALKDGAFARNAGVVLVRQRPGNGKAIFITIEDETGITNIVLWERTLERFRREVMGARLLLVEGRIQKSPEGVVHLMAQRLTDRTADLTLLSRVRQPRMEVARADEFAHPQHPRKHPRDVRVLPKSRDFH comes from the coding sequence GTGAGCGGCCCCTTCTATGCGGAGCTGGCGGCGGCCTCGCATTTCTCCTTCCTGCGCGGGGCGAGCGCGCCGACCCATCTGGTGCGCACCGCCGTCGCCCTCGGCCTCGACGGGCTCGGCATCGCCGACCGCAACACGGTGGCGGGCGTGGTGCGGGCCTATAGCGCGCTGGAGGATCTGCGCAGTCTCGACGAGGATCTGGAGGCAGACGACCCCGAGGCGGAGGCAAAGCGCGCCGTCGCCGCCCGCGCCCGTGCCTTCCGGCTGGTGACGGGCGCGCGGCTCGTCTTCTGCGACGGCACGGCGGACATCATCGCCTATCCCTCCACCCGCGCCGGCTGGGCCCGGCTCTGCCGCCTGCTGACCACCGGCAACCGGCGGGCGAAGAAGGGCGACTGCCACCTGTCCCTTCCCGATCTCGTCGCCGATGCCCGCGACCTGATGCTCATCGTGCTGCCGGGCGAAGGCGGGAACGCTCTTCCGACCCTCCTCTCCCGCCTTGGCGAAGCGGCCGCCGGGGCAGTGTGGCTCGGCGTCGACATGCCCTTCTCCGGCGCCGACCGCCGCCGCCTCGCCGCGCTGAAGGCCATCGCCGGTGCCGCGGATGTGCCGCTGCTGGCGGTGAACGAGGTGCTCTATGCGACGCCGCAGGAGCGGGACCTACAGGACATCCTTACCTGCGTGCGCGAGGGCACAACCATCGCCGAGGCCGGACGACGGCTGATGGCGAACGCCGAGCGCCATCTTAAGCCCCCCGCCGAGATGACCCGCCTGTTCCGCGACGCCCCGGAGGCGGTGGCGGAGAGCGCGGCATTCCTCGCCCGCATCGACTTCACACTGAAGGAGCTGAAGTACGACTATCCCGAGGAGCCCGTGCCTCCCGGCTGGACGCCGCAGGCCTGGCTGGAGGAATTGACCTGGCGCTGCGCCGCCGTGCGCTATCCCCCCGGCATCCCCGAGAAGGTGGAAAAGCTGCTCAAGGACGAGCTGGCCCTCATCCGCCAGCTCGAATACGCCCCCTATTTCCTCACCATCCACGACATCGTGCGCTTCGCCGAGAGCCGCGGCATCCTCTGCCAGGGGCGCGGCTCGGCAGCCAATTCCGCCGTTTGTTACGTGCTCGGCATCACTGCCGTTGACCCCGCCGACAACGATCTCCTCTTCGCCCGCTTCATCTCGGCCGAGCGGCGCGAACCGCCCGACATCGACGTGGACTTCGAGCACGAGCGGCGCGAGGAGGTGATCCAGCACATTTACGAGAAATACGGCCGCCACCGCGCCGGCATCGTCGCCACCGTCATCCACTACCGCCCGCGCAGCGCCATCCGCGACGTGGGCAAGGCCCTCGGGCTGACTGAGGACGTCACGGCGCGCCTCGCCTCCACCCAGTGGGGCAGTTGGGGCCGCGACATTTCCGACGCGCACATCCGCGAGGCGGGGCTCGACCCCTCAAATCCCTTCATCCGCCGGGCGGTGGAACTGGCCGGCCGGCTGATGGGCGCACCCCGCCACCTCTCCCAGCACGTCGGTGGCTTCGTGCTGGCCCGCGGCCGGCTCGACGACACCGTGCCCATCGGCAACGCCGCCATGGCGGACCGCACCTTCATCGAATGGGACAAGGACGACATCGACGTGCTCGGCCTGATGAAGGTGGATGTGCTGGCGCTCGGCATGCTCACCTGCATCCGCAAGGCGCTCGACCTGATGCGCGCGCACGAGGGCATCGACTGGGGCCTCGCCGACGTGCCGCGCGAGCAACAGGACGTCTACGCCATGCTCCAGCGCGGGGATTCCATCGGCGTATTCCAGGTGGAAAGCCGGGCGCAGATCAACATGCTGCCGCGCCTCAGGCCGAAGGAATTCTACGATCTCGTCATCCAGGTCGCCATCGTGCGGCCGGGGCCGATCCAGGGCGACATGGTTCACCCCTATCTCAGGCGCCGCAACGGACTGGAGGCGGTGGACTACCCTTCCCCCGCCCCGGACTTCGGCGACAAGGACGAGCTTCGGGTGGTGCTGGGCAAGACCATGGGGGTGCCGCTGTTCCAGGAGCAGGCCATGAAGCTCGCCATGGTCGCCGCCTGCTTCTCCGACAAGGAGGCGAACCGCCTGCGCCGGGCCATGGCCACCTTCCGCAACCTCGGCACTATCCAGGAGTTCGAGAGCTTGATGGTGGAGCGCATGGTGGGGCGCGGCTACAAGCGCGACTTCGCTCAGCGCTGCTTTGAGCAGATCAAGGGCTTCGGCAGCTACGGCTTCCCCGAGAGCCATGCCGCCTCCTTCGCCAAGCTCGTGTACATCTCCTCCTTCATCAAGTGCCGCCACCCGGCGGCCTTCGCCTGCGCCCTGCTCAACGCCCAGCCCATGGGCTTCTACGCCCCGGCGCAGATCGTGCGCGACGCGCGCGAGCACGGCGTGGAGGTGCGGCCCGTGGACATCAATTTCAGCCATCAGGACAACACGCTGGAGCGACGGGAGGACGGCACGCTGGCCCTGCGCCTCGGCTTCCGGCAGGTGGACGGCTTCCATGCCGACTGGGGCGGGCGCCTCGCGGCGGCACGATCCGGGTCTTTCGCGAGCATCGAGGAATTGGCCCGCCGCGCCCGGCTGCCCACCCGCGCGGTAAAGCTGCTGGCCGATGCGGACGCCTTCCGCTCCATGGCCCTCGACCGGCGCGCCGCGCTCTGGCACGCCCGCCGCCTGCCGGATGACGACGCCCTCCCCCTGTTCGCCGCGGCGGACGCCCGCGAGCTGGGCGTGGAGGAGGAGGTGACGCTGCCGCGCATGGCGCGCTCGGAGCACATCGTCGCGGACTACCAGACCGTGCGCCTCTCCCTGAAGGGGCACCCCATGGGCGAGCTGCGCGACCATTTCCGCAAGGAGCGCATCCTCACCTGCGCCGAGACGGCCGCGCTGAAGGACGGCGCGTTCGCCCGCAATGCCGGCGTCGTGCTGGTGCGCCAGCGGCCGGGCAACGGCAAGGCCATCTTCATCACCATCGAGGATGAGACCGGCATCACCAACATCGTCCTATGGGAGCGCACGCTGGAGCGCTTCCGCCGCGAGGTGATGGGCGCGCGCCTGCTGCTGGTGGAGGGACGCATCCAGAAGAGCCCGGAAGGGGTCGTCCACCTCATGGCCCAGCGGCTTACCGACCGCACCGCCGACCTCACTTTGCTCTCCCGGGTGCGGCAGCCGCGCATGGAGGTGGCGCGGGCCGATGAGTTCGCCCACCCCCAGCATCCGCGCAAGCATCCGCGTGACGTAAGGGTACTGCCCAAGTCGCGGGACTTTCACTGA
- a CDS encoding polysaccharide deacetylase family protein, giving the protein MKPLLIVTGFVAAAAVGAGMAISPFLSAKDDGPATTQSISQAATPASGQAAQGKGATAAQKTAAAAAQPTPAPAPEPAAPPPVTPRKNYTYKSFDVDGSYIALTFDDGPSPETTPRLLEMLRQRNIKVTFFVLGNMVAKHPEVLKMIADEGHEIGSHSWSHPQLTRISAAALDKELGNTTEAIFQVTGKRPIFLRPPYGTMKPTLRTTIEEKYGLTIVNWSVDPNDWKNRNSQAVHDAIMAQVKPGAIVLSHDIYATTVDAMPRILDELIAKGYKFATLSQMVAMDKPLKVALATPGAAKPQQKPKPAGAKPDAAKPAGAPKPAATSAPKPAASPAPARSAGVY; this is encoded by the coding sequence GTGAAGCCGCTCCTCATCGTTACCGGATTTGTGGCCGCCGCCGCCGTTGGCGCAGGCATGGCCATCAGCCCGTTCCTGTCGGCCAAGGACGACGGCCCGGCAACCACCCAGTCCATCTCACAGGCCGCGACACCGGCTTCTGGACAGGCGGCCCAGGGCAAGGGCGCAACCGCCGCGCAGAAGACGGCGGCGGCCGCTGCCCAGCCGACGCCGGCCCCCGCGCCGGAACCCGCCGCGCCGCCGCCGGTGACGCCGCGCAAGAACTACACCTACAAGTCGTTCGACGTGGACGGCTCCTACATCGCCCTCACGTTCGACGACGGCCCGAGCCCGGAGACCACCCCCCGGCTGCTGGAGATGCTGCGCCAGCGCAACATCAAGGTGACCTTCTTCGTGCTCGGCAACATGGTCGCCAAGCATCCTGAAGTGCTGAAGATGATTGCCGACGAGGGGCACGAGATCGGCAGCCATTCCTGGAGCCATCCGCAGCTCACCCGCATCAGCGCCGCGGCGCTGGACAAGGAACTCGGCAACACGACCGAGGCGATCTTCCAGGTCACCGGAAAGCGCCCGATCTTCCTGCGTCCGCCCTACGGCACCATGAAGCCGACACTACGCACCACCATCGAGGAAAAGTACGGCCTCACCATCGTCAACTGGTCTGTGGACCCCAACGACTGGAAGAACCGCAACAGCCAGGCGGTGCATGACGCCATCATGGCGCAGGTGAAGCCGGGCGCCATCGTGCTCTCGCACGACATCTACGCCACCACCGTGGACGCCATGCCGCGCATCCTCGATGAGCTGATCGCCAAGGGCTACAAGTTCGCCACGCTGTCGCAGATGGTGGCCATGGACAAGCCGCTGAAGGTCGCGCTCGCGACTCCCGGCGCAGCCAAGCCGCAGCAGAAGCCGAAGCCCGCTGGCGCAAAACCCGACGCGGCGAAGCCCGCTGGTGCGCCTAAGCCGGCCGCCACCTCGGCGCCGAAGCCCGCCGCGTCCCCGGCCCCGGCCCGCAGCGCCGGCGTCTACTGA
- a CDS encoding aldolase — protein sequence MDETRLREEICRFGRSLFERGLTPGSSGNISLRLDDGGWLVTPTNASLGFLDPARISRLDAEGRLLTGDKPTKEIPLHSALYETRGTARAIVHLHSTHSVALTMLPEIDPRAALPPMTPYYVMRAGQTALLPYYRPGDPAVADAIRGLAGRYSSVLLANHGPVVAGDTLEAAVFATEELEETAKLYLLLRGLNPRYLSPAQVDDLVKTFGLTLPAPDAHHDHAHHGHRHPAED from the coding sequence ATGGACGAGACCAGACTGCGGGAGGAGATCTGCCGCTTCGGGCGCTCTCTGTTCGAGCGGGGGCTGACGCCCGGTTCGTCCGGCAATATCAGCCTCAGGCTCGATGACGGCGGGTGGCTGGTGACACCCACCAACGCCTCTCTCGGCTTCCTCGATCCCGCGCGCATCTCGAGGCTCGATGCAGAAGGGCGGCTCCTCACCGGCGACAAGCCTACGAAGGAGATCCCGCTGCATTCTGCACTCTACGAGACCCGCGGCACGGCGCGGGCCATCGTGCATCTGCATTCGACACATTCGGTGGCGCTCACCATGCTGCCGGAGATCGACCCGCGCGCGGCCTTGCCGCCCATGACGCCCTATTACGTCATGCGCGCCGGCCAGACGGCGCTCCTGCCCTATTACCGGCCGGGTGACCCCGCCGTCGCCGATGCCATCCGGGGCCTCGCGGGCCGCTATTCCTCCGTACTGCTGGCCAACCATGGGCCGGTGGTGGCGGGCGACACGCTGGAGGCGGCCGTATTCGCCACCGAGGAGCTGGAGGAGACCGCGAAGCTCTATCTGCTGCTGCGCGGCCTCAACCCGCGCTATCTGTCGCCGGCGCAGGTGGACGATCTGGTGAAGACCTTCGGCCTCACGCTTCCCGCGCCGGATGCCCATCACGACCACGCGCACCATGGGCATCGCCATCCGGCCGAGGACTGA